One window of the Xiphophorus hellerii strain 12219 chromosome 15, Xiphophorus_hellerii-4.1, whole genome shotgun sequence genome contains the following:
- the LOC116734638 gene encoding syntaxin-11-like → MRDRLSQLQEMPTGSDESVDYQESTFSDSFSNVDLEDELPHQAVVFDNSPALNNVFSQSQDIHREIQLIRLEVKRLREQNSRMLQGNTTMSTIKKDSNAIGADIKKRAEGILDCLHKMDGTAHKLEEEHGENSAITRIARTQYACLSNGFRDAMFDYNEAEMTHRENCKAQIMRQMEIVGRDVSGEDVEEMIEKGQWNIFTDNVVSEGKTARSALFQIEKRHQELVDLENRIKGIHEIFLDIALLVEEQGPMMDYVQTNVQKTDASLQDAIVKLKLAKKHDNNNPFKKMFCSCFPCYK, encoded by the coding sequence ATGAGGGACAGACTAAGCCAACTGCAGGAAATGCCCACCGGCAGTGATGAGTCGGTGGACTATCAAGAATCCACCTTTTCTGACTCCTTCAGTAACGTCGACCTGGAAGACGAGCTGCCTCATCAGGCGGTTGTGTTTGACAACAGCCCTGCTCTCAATAATGTCTTTTCTCAATCCCAGGATATACATAGAGAGATACAGCTTATCCGACTTGAGGTTAAAAGGCTCCGTGAGCAGAACTCTCGCATGCTCCAGGGCAACACTACCATGAGCACAATTAAAAAAGACTCCAATGCTATAGGAGCAGACATAAAGAAGAGGGCTGAGGGTATTCTAGATTGCCTGCACAAAATGGATGGAACAGCTCACAAGTTAGAAGAAGAGCATGGTGAAAATTCTGCAATCACACGGATCGCCAGAACCCAGTATGCTTGCCTCAGCAATGGCTTTCGAGACGCAATGTTTGACTATAACGAGGCCGAGATGACCCATCGAGAGAACTGCAAAGCCCAGATCATGAGGCAGATGGAGATAGTGGGGCGCGATGTATCAGGCGAAGATGTGGAGGAGATGATTGAGAAGGGCCAGTGGAACATCTTTACTGACAATGTCGTGAGCGAAGGCAAAACGGCCCGATCGGCTCTCTTCCAGATTGAGAAGCGCCATCAAGAGCTCGTAGATCTGGAGAACCGAATCAAGGGAATCCATGAGATATTCCTGGACATTGCCCTGCTGGTGGAGGAGCAGGGCCCAATGATGGACTATGTCCAAACGAATGTTCAAAAAACCGATGCAAGCCTACAAGACGCCATTGTCAAGCTTAAACTAGCTAAAAAGCACGACAACAATAACCcgtttaagaaaatgttttgcagttGCTTCCCATGCTACAAGTAA